Proteins from a genomic interval of Arvicola amphibius chromosome 10, mArvAmp1.2, whole genome shotgun sequence:
- the Pex11g gene encoding peroxisomal membrane protein 11C isoform X1, giving the protein MFVYTKQYGLGTEEEDIFVRWLSVLSNMADQLYYPCEHVAWAADAKVLQVDSAGWWTLSTALWILSLLLGAIRSLWTALKLRQKLRSPTGTFTSELPRSKRRAMEAKMWSEVLTLLSNLADLANAVHWLPPGLLWAGRFPPWLVGLMGTISSLLSMYQAARASSTAEADSS; this is encoded by the exons GAGGAGGACATCTTCGTCCGATGGTTGTCTGTCCTGAGTAACATGGCTGACCAGCTGTACTATCCATGTGAGCATGTCGCCTGGGCTGCCGATGCCAAGGTCCTCCAGGTGGACTCTGCTGGGTGGTGGACACTGAGCACAGCCCTCTggattctctctctgctccttggaGCTATAAG GTCTCTGTGGACGGCACTGAAGTTAAGACAGAAGCTGCGGAGCCCCACAGGCACCTTCACCAG CGAGCTGCCCAGGAGCAAGCGGAGGGCCATGGAGGCAAAGATGTGGTCAGAGGTTTTAACTCTACTCAGCAACCTGGCTGACCTGGCCAACGCTGTGCACTGGCTGCCCCCAGGTCTCTTGTGGGCTGGCCGCTTCCCTCCTTGGCTGGTGGGCCTCATGGGtaccatctcctccctcctcagcatGTATCAGGCTGCCAGGGCTAGCAGCACAGCCGAGGCAGACAGCTCTTGA